From Leifsonia sp. fls2-241-R2A-40a, one genomic window encodes:
- the mtrB gene encoding MtrAB system histidine kinase MtrB — MRWWPTRDWWRQAPSRLARLWRTSLQLRTVAITLLLTGVAILVTGVYMALSISNDLYQSRLDQALRDSSRATTTAQSTLNASDVSSGDAGKNLLNTVLQSVQASTSSRLVAAYRVPGQDTGILAPPDRGSPAINSVISPELREKVQNGGTKQYYQSVALPAAGDTDPGIVVGSQLTLPSYGKYELYIGYNLRDSENTLLFVQNTLLLAGLALILLIGAITWVIVRFVVEPIRVAARTSERLAAGDLAVRIPERGEDVFASLARSFNGMADSLQSQINQLATLSQLQQRFVSDVSHELRTPLTTIRLAGDVIYDQREGFAPATARTAELLHTQIERFDRLLSDLLEISRYDAGSVVLDAEPTNLVRLAEDCVEELRTLSEQNGSELALDAPGGYFDVPMDPRRIRRVVRNLIGNAIEHGEGRPVIVTVDSNETAIALTVRDYGIGMNPQDTGHVFDRFWRADPSRKRTLGGTGLGLAISLEDATLHSGWLQVWSAPGAGSCFRLTLPRVVGREITASPLPLPPADAGASMPHGASTPTGSETHA, encoded by the coding sequence ATGCGCTGGTGGCCGACGCGGGACTGGTGGCGGCAGGCGCCGTCACGTCTCGCACGCCTGTGGCGCACCTCGCTGCAGTTGCGGACGGTCGCCATCACCCTCCTGCTGACCGGCGTCGCGATCCTGGTCACCGGCGTCTACATGGCGCTCAGCATCAGCAACGACCTGTACCAGTCGCGGCTCGACCAGGCGCTCCGGGACTCCAGCCGGGCGACCACGACGGCGCAGTCCACGCTCAACGCGTCGGACGTGTCCTCGGGGGATGCCGGCAAGAACCTGCTGAACACCGTGCTGCAGAGCGTGCAGGCCTCGACCTCGAGCCGGCTGGTGGCCGCCTACCGCGTCCCCGGCCAGGACACCGGCATCCTCGCGCCTCCCGATCGCGGGAGCCCCGCCATCAACTCGGTCATCTCTCCCGAGCTGCGCGAGAAGGTGCAGAACGGCGGAACGAAGCAGTACTACCAGTCCGTTGCGCTGCCCGCCGCCGGGGACACCGATCCCGGCATCGTTGTCGGATCGCAGCTGACGCTGCCGTCCTACGGCAAGTACGAGCTCTACATCGGCTACAACCTGCGCGACTCCGAGAACACGCTGCTGTTCGTGCAGAACACCCTGCTGCTCGCGGGGCTCGCGCTCATCCTCCTCATCGGTGCGATCACCTGGGTGATCGTCCGCTTCGTGGTCGAGCCGATCCGCGTCGCCGCCCGCACCAGCGAGCGCCTCGCCGCCGGCGACCTGGCGGTGCGCATCCCGGAACGCGGTGAGGATGTGTTCGCGTCCCTCGCCCGCTCGTTCAACGGGATGGCGGACAGCCTGCAGAGCCAGATCAACCAGCTGGCGACCCTGTCGCAACTGCAGCAGCGATTCGTGTCGGACGTGTCGCACGAGCTCCGCACCCCGCTGACCACGATCCGCCTCGCCGGCGACGTCATCTACGACCAGCGCGAGGGGTTCGCTCCGGCGACCGCGCGGACGGCCGAGCTGCTGCACACCCAGATCGAGCGGTTCGACCGGCTGCTCTCCGACCTGCTCGAGATCAGCCGCTACGACGCCGGTTCGGTGGTGCTGGACGCCGAGCCGACCAACCTGGTGAGGCTCGCGGAGGACTGCGTGGAAGAGCTGCGCACCCTCTCCGAGCAGAACGGCTCCGAGCTCGCCCTGGACGCGCCCGGCGGGTACTTCGACGTTCCGATGGACCCGCGCCGCATCCGCCGCGTCGTGCGCAACCTGATCGGGAACGCGATCGAGCACGGCGAGGGCCGCCCGGTGATCGTCACCGTCGACAGCAACGAGACCGCCATCGCGCTCACAGTGCGCGACTACGGGATCGGCATGAACCCGCAGGACACCGGCCACGTCTTCGACCGGTTCTGGCGGGCCGATCCGTCGCGCAAGCGCACGCTCGGCGGCACCGGTCTCGGCCTCGCGATCTCGCTCGAGGACGCGACCCTGCACTCTGGCTGGCTGCAGGTCTGGTCGGCGCCGGGCGCGGGCTCGTGCTTCCGGCTGACGCTGCCGCGGGTGGTCGGGCGTGAGATCACCGCCTCCCCGCTGCCCCTTCCTCCGGCGGACGCCGGGGCGAGCATGCCGCACGGTGCGAGCACCCCGACCGGAAGCGAGACCCACGCATGA
- a CDS encoding DUF4350 domain-containing protein: MTAPPPAPAPAQAPVRKADAPADGSSGRGTDTNAAALSPTVRQTARRAVPWIVLAAIAVLIALGGILLTGGRVGAGTPLDAANAAPAGAKAVAQVLRERGVDVQSVTTLAAAQAAAADDSTVLIFDPDGNLPADGYRRLAGDGRTLVLVEPGFRALQTVAPDVSAAGAPRGTVTAGCTVPAAERAERIDPRTTPGTEGIVLPGTFRVSGDALACFSDRDDHASLVRTTFDDSTAYLLGSGSVLTNDGVDRLGNAALALNLLGAHRTLVWYLPSVGDRPVTGPPDIGALTPGWVTPVMLLLLVVFVAAAIWRGRRFGPLVVENLPVVVRAGETREGRARLYQRSSARLRAADALRVGTIGRLSALVGLPTTATTSEVADTVAGLLRRDRAALRDILLDRVPQTDRDLIALSDDLAELERATAAAVTPTAGPTGRMDA; this comes from the coding sequence GTGACCGCGCCCCCGCCCGCCCCCGCGCCGGCGCAGGCACCCGTCCGAAAGGCGGACGCACCTGCGGACGGCTCCTCCGGCCGAGGCACGGACACCAACGCCGCCGCCCTCTCCCCCACGGTGCGACAGACCGCTCGTCGCGCCGTTCCGTGGATCGTGCTCGCCGCGATCGCGGTGCTCATCGCCCTCGGCGGCATCCTGCTGACCGGGGGTCGCGTCGGGGCCGGAACCCCCCTCGACGCCGCCAACGCGGCGCCCGCGGGAGCGAAGGCCGTCGCCCAGGTGCTGCGCGAGCGGGGCGTCGACGTGCAGTCCGTGACGACCTTGGCCGCTGCGCAAGCGGCCGCCGCTGACGATTCGACGGTGCTCATCTTCGATCCCGACGGGAACCTCCCGGCCGACGGGTACCGTCGGCTCGCCGGAGACGGCCGCACCCTCGTCCTCGTCGAGCCCGGTTTCCGCGCGCTGCAGACGGTGGCACCCGACGTCAGCGCGGCCGGGGCGCCGCGAGGCACCGTTACCGCGGGGTGCACCGTGCCGGCGGCGGAGCGGGCCGAACGCATCGACCCCCGCACGACTCCCGGAACGGAAGGGATCGTGCTGCCCGGTACCTTCCGGGTGTCGGGCGACGCTCTCGCCTGCTTCAGCGACCGGGACGACCACGCGTCGCTGGTGCGCACCACCTTCGACGACTCGACCGCGTACCTCCTTGGCTCAGGGTCCGTGCTCACCAACGACGGCGTCGACCGGCTGGGAAACGCCGCGCTCGCGCTGAACCTGCTCGGCGCTCACCGCACGCTCGTCTGGTACCTGCCGTCGGTCGGCGACCGGCCGGTCACCGGACCTCCGGACATCGGTGCGCTGACGCCGGGCTGGGTCACGCCGGTGATGCTCCTCCTCCTCGTGGTCTTCGTGGCGGCCGCGATCTGGCGCGGCCGTCGCTTCGGCCCGCTCGTCGTCGAGAACCTGCCGGTGGTGGTGCGCGCCGGCGAGACCCGCGAGGGCCGGGCCCGCCTCTACCAGCGCTCCTCGGCACGGCTGCGCGCGGCGGATGCGCTCCGCGTCGGGACGATCGGCCGGCTCTCCGCACTCGTCGGGCTGCCGACGACCGCGACCACGAGCGAGGTGGCCGACACCGTCGCCGGGCTGCTCCGCCGCGACCGGGCCGCGCTCCGCGACATCCTGCTCGATCGCGTGCCGCAGACCGACCGCGACCTCATCGCGCTCTCCGACGATCTCGCGGAGCTCGAACGAGCCACCGCCGCAGCCGTCACGCCCACCGCGGGCCCGACCGGAAGAATGGATGCATGA
- the secA gene encoding preprotein translocase subunit SecA encodes MASVLEKVLRVGEGRTLRRLEAYAKAVNALEDDFSELTDEELAHETVELRERYGNGESLDDLLPEAFAAVREAAKRTLGMRHFDVQIMGGAALHLGNIAEMKTGEGKTLVATTAAYLNAIASRGVHVITVNDYLASYQSELMGRVFRALGMTTGVILAGQTPEERREQYAADITYGTNNEFGFDYLRDNMAWQASDMVQRGHFFAIVDEVDSILIDEARTPLIISGPSSGEANRWFNEFASLAKRLTPDEDYEVDEKKRTVGVLEPGIEKVEDYLGIDNLYESANTPLISFLNNAIKANALFKRDKDYVVMNGEVLIVDEHTGRILVGRRYNEGIHQAIEAKEGVEVKAENQTLATVTLQNYFRLYKKLSGMTGTAETEAAEFMSTYKLGVVPIPTNKPMQRIDQSDLVYKNEKAKFDQVVEDIAKRHEKGQPVLVGTTSVEKSEYLSRLLAKKGVRHEVLNAKNHAREAAIVAQAGRLGAVTVATNMAGRGTDIMLGGNSEFIAVAEMNARGLSPVETPDEYEAAWDDVFTAVKAQVAEEAEKVVAAGGLYVLGTERHESRRIDNQLRGRSGRQGDPGESRFYLSLTDDLMRLFNSGAAESLMGRSSVPDDMAIESKVVSRAIRSAQSQVEARNAEIRKNVLKYDDVLNRQREAIYSDRRHVLEGDDLHERVQQFLTDVIDDILDQHTGEGSGDDWDFDALWAELKTLYPIGVSIDEVIAEAGNKGRINRDFMRREIMSDAKLAYQRREESLGAPAMRELERRVVLSVIDRRWRDHLYEMDYLKDGIGLRAMAQRDPLVEYQREGYAMFQQMMGAIREETIGFLFNLEVEVNQAPGEVEAPAVAAKGLAPSENEPRLSYSAPAEQGGVEVRNQRGQLEQAATAKAQRAQEQQQTAPAVAPAQGATQRGAFGQRVDSSDDAAPVNRAERRAQAKKR; translated from the coding sequence GTGGCCTCAGTTCTTGAGAAGGTCCTCCGCGTCGGCGAGGGTCGCACCCTCCGCCGCCTGGAGGCGTACGCGAAGGCGGTCAACGCCCTCGAAGACGATTTCAGCGAACTCACCGACGAGGAACTCGCGCACGAGACCGTCGAGTTGCGCGAGCGCTACGGCAACGGCGAGTCGCTCGACGACCTGCTCCCGGAGGCGTTCGCCGCGGTCCGCGAGGCCGCGAAGCGCACGCTGGGCATGCGGCACTTCGACGTGCAGATCATGGGAGGCGCGGCGCTGCACCTCGGCAACATCGCCGAGATGAAGACCGGTGAGGGCAAGACCCTCGTCGCCACCACCGCGGCGTACCTCAACGCCATCGCCAGCCGCGGCGTCCACGTCATCACGGTCAACGACTACCTGGCCAGCTACCAGTCGGAGCTGATGGGCCGCGTCTTCCGCGCGCTCGGCATGACGACCGGCGTGATCCTCGCCGGCCAGACACCGGAGGAGCGCCGCGAGCAGTACGCCGCCGACATCACCTACGGCACCAACAACGAGTTCGGGTTCGACTACCTGCGCGACAACATGGCGTGGCAGGCGAGCGACATGGTCCAGCGCGGCCACTTCTTCGCGATCGTCGACGAGGTCGACTCGATCCTCATCGACGAGGCCCGCACGCCGCTCATCATCTCCGGCCCCTCGTCGGGCGAGGCGAACCGCTGGTTCAACGAGTTCGCGAGCCTCGCGAAGCGCCTCACCCCGGACGAGGACTACGAGGTCGACGAGAAGAAGCGCACCGTCGGCGTGCTCGAGCCGGGAATCGAGAAGGTCGAGGACTACCTCGGCATCGACAACCTCTACGAGTCCGCGAACACTCCGCTGATCTCGTTCCTCAACAATGCGATCAAGGCCAACGCCCTGTTCAAGCGCGACAAGGACTACGTCGTCATGAACGGCGAGGTGCTGATCGTCGACGAGCACACGGGCCGCATCCTCGTCGGACGCCGCTACAACGAGGGCATCCACCAGGCGATCGAGGCGAAGGAGGGCGTCGAGGTCAAGGCCGAGAACCAGACCCTCGCCACCGTGACCCTGCAGAACTACTTCCGCCTCTACAAGAAGCTGTCGGGCATGACGGGTACGGCCGAGACCGAGGCCGCCGAGTTCATGAGCACCTACAAGCTGGGCGTCGTCCCCATCCCGACGAACAAGCCGATGCAGCGCATCGACCAGTCGGACCTCGTCTACAAGAACGAGAAGGCGAAGTTCGACCAGGTCGTCGAAGACATCGCCAAGCGGCACGAGAAGGGCCAGCCCGTGCTGGTCGGCACGACCTCGGTCGAGAAGAGCGAGTACCTCTCGCGTCTCCTCGCCAAGAAGGGCGTGCGCCACGAGGTGCTCAACGCGAAGAACCACGCGCGTGAGGCGGCGATCGTCGCCCAGGCCGGTCGGCTCGGCGCGGTCACCGTCGCCACGAACATGGCCGGTCGCGGTACCGACATCATGCTGGGCGGCAACTCGGAGTTCATCGCCGTCGCCGAGATGAACGCCCGCGGGCTGTCGCCGGTGGAGACGCCGGACGAGTACGAGGCCGCCTGGGACGACGTCTTCACCGCCGTCAAGGCGCAGGTCGCCGAAGAAGCCGAGAAGGTCGTCGCGGCGGGCGGGCTCTACGTGCTCGGAACCGAGCGCCACGAGTCGCGCCGCATCGACAACCAGCTCCGCGGCCGTTCCGGCCGTCAGGGCGACCCGGGCGAGAGCCGCTTCTACCTCTCGCTGACCGACGACCTGATGCGTCTGTTCAACTCCGGCGCAGCCGAGAGCCTGATGGGCCGCAGCAGCGTCCCGGACGACATGGCGATCGAGTCCAAGGTCGTCAGCCGGGCGATCCGCAGCGCGCAGTCGCAAGTGGAGGCGCGCAACGCCGAGATCCGCAAGAACGTCCTCAAGTACGACGACGTCCTCAACCGCCAGCGCGAGGCCATCTACAGCGACCGCCGCCACGTCCTCGAGGGCGACGACCTGCACGAGCGCGTGCAGCAGTTCCTGACCGACGTGATCGACGACATCCTCGACCAGCACACCGGCGAGGGCAGCGGCGACGACTGGGACTTCGACGCCCTCTGGGCCGAGCTCAAGACGCTCTACCCGATCGGCGTGAGCATCGACGAGGTCATCGCCGAGGCCGGCAACAAGGGCAGGATCAACCGCGACTTCATGCGCCGCGAGATCATGTCCGATGCCAAGCTCGCCTACCAGCGTCGCGAGGAGTCGCTCGGAGCCCCCGCGATGCGCGAGCTCGAGCGTCGCGTCGTGCTCTCGGTGATCGACCGCCGCTGGCGCGACCACCTCTACGAGATGGACTACCTGAAGGACGGCATCGGCCTCCGTGCCATGGCGCAGCGCGACCCGCTGGTCGAGTACCAGCGCGAGGGTTACGCGATGTTCCAGCAGATGATGGGCGCCATCCGGGAGGAGACCATCGGCTTCCTGTTCAACCTGGAGGTCGAGGTCAACCAGGCGCCGGGCGAGGTCGAGGCTCCGGCCGTGGCCGCGAAGGGTCTGGCCCCGAGCGAGAACGAGCCGAGGCTCAGCTACTCCGCACCGGCCGAGCAGGGCGGTGTCGAGGTGCGCAACCAGCGTGGCCAGCTGGAGCAGGCCGCCACGGCGAAGGCTCAGCGGGCGCAGGAGCAGCAGCAGACCGCGCCGGCGGTGGCTCCGGCTCAGGGCGCCACCCAGCGCGGTGCGTTCGGACAGCGTGTCGACTCCTCCGACGATGCAGCGCCGGTAAACCGCGCCGAGCGTCGGGCGCAGGCGAAGAAGCGCTGA
- a CDS encoding DUF4129 domain-containing protein encodes MHLEIPVDPSSPEAQEWLRDELARPEYQAAKPTWFDVASKAVQDWIASLFQGPGGNGGPLLPLIVLLILAGLIVAAFFIFGRPRRNRRSAIDRRSLFGVEDGRTASDLRAAAERAARSGDWVVAVEEQFRAIAAALDERTLVHVTPGTTATEFAQQAARIAPGEGEALRRAARVFDEVRYLDRPGSEGSYQLLVGLDQRLQGVRVPAPQVVA; translated from the coding sequence ATGCATCTCGAGATCCCGGTGGACCCGAGTTCGCCGGAGGCACAGGAGTGGCTGCGCGACGAACTGGCGCGCCCGGAGTACCAGGCGGCCAAGCCGACCTGGTTCGACGTCGCCTCGAAAGCGGTGCAGGACTGGATCGCGTCGCTGTTCCAGGGTCCGGGCGGCAACGGCGGTCCGCTCCTCCCCCTGATCGTCCTGCTGATCCTCGCCGGCCTGATCGTGGCCGCCTTCTTCATCTTCGGTCGGCCCCGAAGAAACCGTCGCTCGGCCATCGACCGCCGGTCGCTGTTCGGGGTCGAGGACGGGCGCACCGCCTCCGACCTCCGCGCCGCGGCGGAGCGGGCCGCGCGTTCTGGCGACTGGGTCGTGGCCGTCGAGGAGCAGTTCCGCGCCATCGCGGCCGCGCTCGACGAGCGGACACTCGTTCACGTGACCCCGGGTACCACCGCGACGGAGTTCGCGCAGCAGGCCGCCCGCATCGCGCCGGGAGAAGGAGAGGCGCTGCGACGGGCCGCGCGCGTCTTCGACGAGGTGCGGTACCTCGACCGGCCCGGATCCGAGGGCTCGTACCAGCTCCTCGTGGGTCTCGATCAGCGACTTCAGGGCGTCCGCGTCCCGGCGCCGCAGGTGGTCGCGTGA
- a CDS encoding LpqB family beta-propeller domain-containing protein, with translation MTRRRMLPRTGAARLGLAALMALLLTALAACASIPDSGPVRQGAPVAQVNDPLDLDFNPSPPEKGASQQRIVQGFIDAASSPKNNFAIAREYLTRSMGANWNPDESVTVDDGRNRSYDDQGALWRVEVTPVANVDAVGTYHPVGSTAPVGLNYQLVRENGEWRISVAPDGVVIDDPTFRAVFAQQTLYFYSPGYAYLVPDARWFPARVASAATRVASSVLAGPAPWLTGAVTSSFPKGTQLAVPSVTTSGGVAHVDLSSEAAQADPAQLQRMQYQLEQSLGSLAQNVQLSIEGNVQQVPSLNTSALPVRNPPVDSRPFVARGDVFGPLNGESVTALNGLSDKVAALHPSAITLSASHEQAAVLSQGGIYSVRRTGDPVRVDARAGLIGPTLDANGWVWSVPAASPNAIQVSGAGGSDVHPVAAAWPNATSILSLAVSRDGTRVAALLKTTTGYSLMAAGIVRGGNATPTSLTEPIELAVPSSAPRSAAWTSDLTIAVLSATNGEATTITQQAVGGEQTTTSGPASGRVIVGAAGLAPYVVLSDDGTLLAPTGTGWQAQTDKVGAVAVQQGQP, from the coding sequence ATGACCCGGCGCAGGATGCTCCCGCGCACCGGCGCCGCACGGCTCGGGCTCGCGGCGCTGATGGCGCTGCTGCTGACCGCGCTCGCCGCCTGCGCGAGCATCCCCGACTCCGGGCCCGTCCGCCAGGGTGCACCGGTCGCCCAGGTCAACGACCCGCTCGACCTCGACTTCAACCCGTCACCGCCCGAGAAGGGCGCCAGCCAGCAGCGGATCGTGCAGGGCTTCATCGACGCAGCCTCCAGCCCGAAGAACAACTTCGCCATCGCCCGGGAGTACCTGACCCGGTCCATGGGCGCCAACTGGAACCCCGACGAGTCCGTGACGGTCGACGACGGCCGCAATCGCAGCTACGACGACCAGGGCGCGCTCTGGCGTGTGGAGGTCACCCCGGTGGCCAACGTGGATGCGGTGGGCACCTACCACCCCGTCGGCAGCACGGCCCCCGTCGGCCTGAACTACCAACTGGTCCGTGAGAACGGGGAGTGGCGGATCTCCGTCGCCCCGGACGGTGTCGTCATCGACGACCCGACGTTCCGGGCGGTGTTCGCGCAGCAGACGCTCTACTTCTACAGCCCCGGGTATGCGTACCTCGTCCCCGACGCGCGCTGGTTCCCGGCACGCGTCGCCTCGGCGGCGACCCGGGTCGCCTCCTCCGTGCTGGCGGGACCAGCGCCGTGGCTGACCGGGGCGGTGACCTCGTCGTTCCCGAAGGGGACGCAGCTCGCCGTGCCGTCGGTGACGACATCCGGCGGGGTGGCGCACGTCGACCTGAGTTCCGAGGCCGCCCAGGCCGATCCGGCACAGCTGCAGCGGATGCAGTACCAGCTGGAGCAGTCGCTCGGCAGCCTCGCCCAGAACGTCCAGCTGTCGATCGAGGGCAACGTCCAGCAGGTCCCGTCGTTGAACACCTCGGCGCTGCCGGTCAGGAATCCGCCGGTCGACTCCCGTCCCTTCGTCGCGCGCGGCGACGTCTTCGGCCCGCTCAACGGAGAGTCCGTCACCGCGCTCAACGGACTGAGCGACAAGGTCGCGGCGCTGCACCCGAGTGCGATCACCCTGAGCGCCTCGCACGAGCAGGCCGCCGTGCTGTCTCAGGGCGGCATCTACTCGGTGCGGAGGACGGGCGACCCGGTGCGCGTGGACGCGCGGGCCGGGCTCATCGGCCCGACGCTGGATGCGAACGGATGGGTCTGGTCGGTTCCCGCCGCGAGCCCCAACGCCATCCAGGTCTCGGGCGCAGGAGGAAGCGACGTGCATCCCGTCGCCGCTGCGTGGCCGAATGCGACGTCCATCCTCTCGCTCGCGGTGTCCCGCGACGGGACCCGGGTGGCCGCACTGCTGAAGACGACGACCGGCTACTCGCTGATGGCGGCCGGGATCGTCCGCGGCGGCAATGCGACGCCGACCTCCCTCACCGAGCCGATCGAGCTCGCCGTGCCGAGCTCGGCGCCGCGCTCGGCGGCGTGGACGAGCGACCTCACCATCGCGGTGCTGAGCGCCACCAACGGCGAGGCGACGACGATCACGCAGCAGGCCGTTGGCGGCGAGCAGACCACCACCTCCGGGCCGGCGAGCGGCCGGGTCATCGTCGGCGCGGCAGGGCTCGCGCCCTACGTCGTCCTCAGCGACGACGGCACACTGCTCGCGCCGACGGGAACCGGCTGGCAGGCGCAGACCGACAAGGTCGGTGCTGTGGCCGTGCAGCAGGGGCAGCCCTGA
- the raiA gene encoding ribosome-associated translation inhibitor RaiA, protein MDITIIGRNLGITDRFREYATEKSEKVAHLAERAISFEIKVSRHNEKMGTQNGDDRVELTLVGPRAVVRSEATGTDKYAAFDIALGKLLERVRRAKDRRKVHRGQHRPTSLREASTDGFSAVGLAAAPVAVLDQVRTGSVPAQSDETAENAETEEEYSPVVIRKKVFASVPMTVDDALYYMELVGHDFYLFVDQETKRPSVVYRRKGWDYGVITLDDEAEELQEAATAARKLG, encoded by the coding sequence ATGGACATCACAATCATCGGACGCAACCTGGGCATCACCGACCGCTTCCGGGAGTACGCCACCGAGAAATCCGAGAAGGTGGCGCATCTGGCCGAAAGGGCGATCTCGTTCGAGATCAAGGTCAGCAGGCACAACGAGAAGATGGGCACCCAGAACGGCGACGACCGCGTCGAGCTCACGCTCGTCGGCCCTCGAGCCGTGGTGAGATCCGAGGCGACGGGGACGGACAAGTACGCCGCCTTCGACATCGCCCTCGGCAAGCTCCTGGAACGTGTACGTCGCGCGAAGGACCGCCGCAAGGTCCACCGCGGGCAGCACCGGCCCACCTCGCTGCGCGAGGCGAGCACCGACGGCTTCAGTGCGGTCGGCCTCGCGGCGGCGCCCGTCGCGGTGCTCGACCAGGTGCGCACCGGCTCCGTGCCGGCCCAGTCCGATGAGACGGCGGAGAACGCGGAGACGGAAGAGGAGTACAGCCCCGTCGTCATCCGCAAGAAGGTGTTCGCCTCCGTTCCGATGACCGTCGACGACGCTCTGTATTACATGGAGCTCGTCGGGCACGACTTCTATCTGTTCGTCGACCAGGAGACCAAGCGTCCGAGCGTCGTGTACCGCCGCAAGGGCTGGGACTACGGCGTGATCACGCTGGACGACGAGGCGGAGGAGCTGCAGGAGGCGGCGACCGCCGCCCGCAAGCTGGGCTGA
- the mtrA gene encoding MtrAB system response regulator MtrA — protein MTSRILVVDDDTALAEMIGIVLRTEGYDPVFCEDGALAVDTFRSSKPDLVLLDLMLPGMDGIEVCGRIRSESGTPIIMLTAKSDTADVVKGLESGADDYMVKPFNPKELVARIRTRLRPAPVAPPADELSVGDLVVDVAGHEVRRGDTRIALTPLEFDLLLALASKPQQVFTREMLLEQVWGYHYKADTRLVNVHVQRLRAKVEQDPDNPKIVMTVRGVGYRAGTAA, from the coding sequence ATGACTAGTCGCATCCTGGTGGTCGACGACGACACCGCCCTTGCGGAGATGATCGGCATCGTGCTCCGCACCGAGGGATACGACCCCGTGTTCTGCGAAGACGGCGCCCTGGCGGTCGACACCTTCCGGTCGTCGAAGCCCGACCTCGTCCTGCTCGATCTGATGCTCCCCGGCATGGACGGCATCGAGGTGTGCGGCCGCATCCGCTCGGAGTCCGGCACCCCGATCATCATGCTCACCGCGAAGTCCGACACCGCCGACGTCGTCAAAGGCCTCGAATCGGGCGCCGACGACTACATGGTCAAGCCCTTCAACCCGAAGGAGCTCGTCGCCCGCATCCGCACGCGGCTGCGTCCAGCCCCCGTCGCACCGCCCGCCGACGAGCTCAGCGTCGGCGACCTCGTCGTCGACGTGGCCGGCCACGAGGTCCGCCGCGGCGACACCCGCATCGCCCTGACGCCCCTCGAATTCGACCTGCTGCTCGCGCTCGCCTCCAAGCCGCAGCAGGTCTTCACCCGCGAGATGCTGCTGGAGCAGGTCTGGGGCTACCACTACAAGGCCGACACCCGCCTGGTGAACGTCCACGTGCAGCGCCTGCGGGCCAAGGTCGAGCAGGACCCGGACAACCCGAAGATCGTCATGACCGTGCGCGGGGTCGGCTACCGCGCCGGCACGGCCGCCTGA
- a CDS encoding phosphoribosyltransferase family protein, giving the protein MTVHTLVRESLLDASAIVLPVRCAGCRRPDRSLCEQCEEELRPTTRMHAVGDIPVWSALTYEGIPRRVLLAYKDGGRVELARALARALRCVVAEAQRQAARGGTAEGSALLPVLIPSTRSAWRRRGYHPTRSVLARAHILVPPLWRALRLSRQTADQAGLSAPERSGNRRGSLVASPRLAGRDCLIVDDIVTSGATILEAARAIQVAGGRVAGAVALARTPLRNGAAAQAASSGSIEDAACFPVP; this is encoded by the coding sequence ATGACAGTTCACACCCTGGTCCGCGAATCCCTCCTCGATGCGTCGGCGATCGTCCTCCCCGTCCGCTGTGCCGGCTGCCGCCGGCCCGATCGCTCGCTCTGCGAGCAGTGCGAGGAGGAATTGCGACCGACCACGCGCATGCACGCGGTCGGAGACATCCCGGTGTGGTCGGCGCTCACCTACGAGGGCATCCCGAGACGGGTGCTGCTCGCGTATAAAGACGGAGGCCGCGTGGAGCTGGCGCGGGCGCTCGCGCGTGCTCTGCGGTGCGTGGTGGCCGAAGCGCAGCGACAGGCGGCGCGGGGTGGTACGGCCGAGGGGTCGGCGCTGCTCCCCGTACTCATCCCGTCGACCCGTTCCGCTTGGCGACGCCGGGGCTATCACCCCACACGGTCGGTGCTGGCGCGGGCGCACATCCTGGTCCCGCCGCTGTGGCGGGCGCTCCGCCTGTCCCGCCAGACGGCTGATCAAGCGGGGCTGTCGGCGCCGGAGCGATCGGGCAACCGGCGGGGGAGCCTGGTGGCGTCCCCGCGGCTCGCCGGGCGCGACTGCCTGATCGTCGACGACATCGTCACGTCCGGCGCGACGATCCTCGAAGCCGCCCGCGCCATCCAGGTCGCCGGCGGGAGGGTGGCAGGCGCGGTCGCCCTCGCCCGCACGCCACTCCGGAATGGAGCAGCGGCTCAGGCAGCATCCAGCGGATCCATCGAGGATGCCGCGTGTTTTCCGGTTCCGTAA